The Erigeron canadensis isolate Cc75 chromosome 1, C_canadensis_v1, whole genome shotgun sequence genome segment ACATCTACAAAGAAATTTACTAATTTGATCAAACAATTCTTACCACCTATATTTTTGAGTAAGAAACAAAATTAgccaaaaaaaaagacaaatattcATAGTGGGCTCCGTAGTTTTATTTAACAAACACAAAGCATCATAATTTATACTGCCCGAactatattttttcaaaataaatttaaaatacttATGTTACAAATAAATGCATATAAGAAAAGACACAAGAGTAAAACTGTGCACCAAGATAGCTAAATAGATTTAGTGTTGCTAATTGTCCAAAGTGGTTTAGTAAACATATGATACCAACAACTCTTTTGATAATTTGAATGTCAAACACAAATATGAATATGAGATTATGTTTCTTCTATTAGTAATTCATAATAAAATTTGTGTACGATAAATTATTATTTGGACAACAAATTTATTCAGGTAAATGagtaatgttaaaaaaaaaagagtttgtaACAGTTGTGGAGCCTATTAATATTTGTCATGTTTTGATAGATTGGTGATGAGTGATTTATTTGTGACTTTTTCCCATTCGTTTGACGCATATTTGAGGTATACATGAATGATTAGTGTGGACTTTATGGTACTTAATGGAATTAGGTTTGAGAATAGGTTTTAGGTCAGAGATTATTGATCGAGAGAGTAGAAATGAGCTAAGGAGAATAAGGATGAAGTTTGGGAGATTAATATAAGAAGCATTGGAGTTGAAACAAGAAAACGTGAGCGAAGCAGAGCTGCCAGCGCCGTTGGATCCTACAGGGAAAAAAACCAGCACCACTAGAGCCATTTGGGGCacacccagcgccgctggggcTAGGTCGgtagaattagggtttttcgtgttttgcttataaataccccattataaaccctaaaaacataTCCAGAGCACATAGGTCGAAAGTAACGGCTAGAGATCGAAGGATAGGGTTTCTTGGGCACTCCAAAGCAGATTTAACATCATCAGACATCAAGGAATCCAACCTTATGATTTATAATCACCcggttttaattcttttttctctttccattatctctagatttctatgttattttattttatcagatTGTTCATGGCTACTAAGTCTATGAGTAGCTAAGTTACTACACATTCATTTGTATGCGATGTAAAAATGACTTGATTGTTGAACAGTTTCTATGCTAATTCGcagatccatatttatttgaatctgatttgttattagttttcatatacaaactggttttattaatttgtttcaGTCGGATCGGTACCGAGGCTCTAGAGTCGTTTAATCTGTTTGTGAAACATTGGTCGGTCTTTAACTAGGGTAATCATTTGATCTATAACTAGACACTTGATTGAAAATTAATAATTGGTTCAAACGAGTATGTgcttaattaggttaatctaaTTGATCTAGCGAACAGAAATCGGATCCAGGTGGTTAGGGTAATCAGTGTCTTTTGACTTTAACAAGAATTAAGACTTACATAAAAGATTTTAGTCATAGTTACAGGCTCAGTGAGCGACCTTAACAGGAACTCATTGAAGGGTTTGACCAGTCGAAAGGCAGTCAGGCTAAATAATctagtgaatctaacgagaatctgaatgTGAAAAGAGTCGTTCAACAACTTCAACTGTAACCACTTTTAAGCAtgtcaatcaaaaccaaacGAATGTtagtttttacatttattattgtCTTGAATTTTATATGCATTCTAGTTAACTAGGAAACCCCCAAAGAAAACTATAGTTTCATTGTAGTATTTTAATTTCCCTAAGATAAGTTCCTTGAGAACGAACCTGGACTTACTTAGACTATACTATTACTAGACAAGGTACACTGCCCTCAGTTgcgttttaatataaaataagtagATCCTTCAatcataaatttaaaacttagatAGTAAGATAAAAACGAACATCAATTGGTTTTGTTTCTTACTTAAATAGTTAGGTGGTAAGAATTCTTTGagcaaatttgtaatttttttttaggctaccaataaaagatatttatatatatctatatatatacaggcCCGTCTCATAAATTTTAGGTACCCTGCTCGACCTTATAAATGGTGCCCACTAAACGtcaaaaaaatagtttaaaaatgaaaaagattgtagatttttataaacgtacgagatgggtacccgcgcaatgcagcgacggtggcggcaacgggttGTGCTGGTGGGGGTGATGGTAATGATGTGAacattaatctaaaagtaattgatgtaaatggtaatgtagttattttatggttaggggatatatcttttgtaaataactttattaagagtattataaagatattaggtgaaaatattatattaatgaataagaaagatagatagtttggataaatatgggtgaaaaatattttagagatatatTAGGTAAATTTTTtgtgtgagttaagaatgtATTGAAAATTAAGGAtgttttaggtattttaaaagtagagagttaaaaagagagaaaagtagtttgtttattaatatagtatagatatagataaccaTACCAATAATGTCTTTAAAAAAAGACAACTTGACAAAATTCTATAACTAATtgataaattaacaaaactttGGTTTCTGAGCCTAAGAGGCATGTTTCCTAAAGTTCTTGAATAATCAAATGACAAGTTAATGAAGCGTAATACTTATACCATCAGGGCTTTGCAACCCAGAGTTTATTTAATGCCAATTTGGGGGATCTTAAAAtgaaagttataaaatttaGCAGTTTTGGATTTTAGATGCAAAATGCCTATTGGGGCAGGATCTTAAAATGGAAGTCCTTGTATCAATTTTGAATACCAACATGGCTTTGCAACCCAGATTCTATTTAATGAAGCGTATATACTTATACCAAATTTAGTGTGCTTTACGGGTGTATCTTATGGTTGCAATATAAAGTATATCTGAAGTTCAAGAAAGCCACTTGTACAATAAACAATGAAAGACGGACCTTCCTATCTATGAACAGCTGCAATTCATCAATATGTAGGCGACCAAGACTCATTTAGAGGTGGTTGTGGTTGGAACTTTTGAAGAGGCAATTTCAagttgttttgtatatatactatggAATTGGTTCGTATTTTTTATAACCAAACTTCCCAAATTTTGGTCATTAATAAAGAGATTGGGTTTCCAGTGAAGTTTTTTATACATCTGTCATTGTTTAGTTGGGCCAAGTCTCTACGGGGTTTGTTTAACTTACTTTGAAAATGTTGTATTGCCACGTATTGTAGAAAAAATTAAACAGTTAGTAACTTATTATCGTTACGGCATCTCGCGAGTTATGAACCGCTGTAACGCGCAAGTACTAGACTAGTGTTCATATATACGCATATCTCGTTTAAGGCTTTTAAGGCATAACACTAAACaacaaacatgattttttttttcatggaccacaacaaaatattaaaattgagAAATTCCTTCGTAatattatttctttaaaaacaCCACTACATCACCTcactttttaacataacaaaATTTCAAAGATAGTACTAGACAATAATagatttctttttcttattcttttcgTTGCTAATGTAAACCAGATGCAAAGATCAAACATATCCTTGGActctaattaaattaaaatactacaATTCCTTATcaataaatatatctatatgacTATGTCAGTTAGatgagtaaaaaaataaaattaaatacaaatccCCATCTTAGTTTGTTCGTTTGCTGCACACGAGAACCTAGAAGACAAAAGTcatccttttcttcttttgatcTCCACGAACCCAAACCGAAccgcttttctttttttttttcttaaacgaCGCCTTAGACTCCCCAAAACAAATATGTTTAGCTTTTCACTCTTTCTTGTTCGACGACAATAAACCTAAGGGTTTCgagtttcttttctttttagtatCATAGACGGCTAGACCCATAAAGgggttaaatacatattttttaaaaatcttctgAAATTAACAGTTAACACCCTTCtattcttattattaaaatGACAACTTCAGGTAAGTTAATATAACAATATCTAATAATTGTTAACACCTCAACAAACATTAACGGTAAACATTTATCGACACTTTTCATCACACCGAATGAAAACAGTTACTCAAACTTATCCACATAAACACAAAATAATTGACACTATAATTATCCACCAAATATGTAACGTTACTTAACGATAGGTCAACGTTGACTAACGATCAAAGTTAATGgaaatagattaaaaaaattcGGGATGTTACACAATATTCAACGTGGTCAAGTGTGGTTGTTAAAGTGGAATCGACATATGTAAGCTTGTGAAGATTTTGGTCGAACCATGCGACCTTATGTTGCAAGTATGTCACGTATTGGTAATTGAGGTTGTCAGGATGCCGCCACAATTTGAGAAGTTCTTCAATCTCGGTCGTGCAAGCCGCCTTTTCCGTGTTCATGTTGTTAATCACAACCCTCACTAAGTTTTATGCATGTTGTTGTTAAGGATGTGAAGCTGCATCGAGTTTTTAACCTCAAATAGAGTCATGTTTGACCTACAGTTTGGACATCCGGTCGAGGAGTCTTGTGAAAATAGATCCATTTAGGTGTTTGAAAGTGTGTTTTGGTGTATAAAGAttgtataagtataaaaaaagaTGAATATATGTGAATTGTAGTGAAattaaagtgtatatatagtgttttgaaaaaaaaaaatcgttacAGGGGCTATTCTTGCTCTTGAAAGTTGGAATTTGAATAAATTAACCATTGGAGGTATTTGTTTTGCCATTTAATgaaatttgaaacttttttttttattattaaaatttaaaacactagtcgttgcaaaaaaaataaaaataaaatccaaaCCAACTCGTCTGTGGGCGAATCTAGGAACGAGTCAAACCCAATGGTGTTCGCCCGTCCTTGGATGGCGAACGAAGAGGGACGAACGAAGGACAAACTGTATTGGCTTGCTTTTAATATTGTATCCCCATCTTCAACCTTCTATACGTAGCCAATCGATTCAttcttctctttttattttttattttaattctagTAACATGAGCAGCATAGCGTTATTCCCATACACAGGAATAAGTTATGAAGGTAGGTCTCGATAATgacaatttttttcaaaacatagtTGTATAGTGAATCTGCCATGTCTTTAGTGTCAGGCTGTCAGCCATGACGCCTAGGGTTCCATGGGATAGCACGTGAGCTCGACACTATGATGTGATAGTATGACCACAATTGGTGATGGTTtaagaaatcataactttttaaCCTAAACATTAGTTTTAAGCTCTTGGTCTTGTCCTATTATCATCTTGATCCTAACAGTGAAAACTAATATCGAACGAGAAATACGACAAGGACGAGTGATCACTATTATTGGTTCACGGGGTTTCGAAATGTAATACCAACAAATGATGTTGAAAAGTGATACCAAATAAAAAATGAGACCAATATTGTTAACATATTTTGAAAATGATAGAATATCCTTCTAGAGTTTTACTTTATGAGCCTAAGaattatctaaaaataaaatgatagatattCGAGAAAATCCAAATAAAAAATTGGGAAAAAATTAACATGAATTTTAGATCAATACTTTCGATATTGATATGTCCATTTCCATCACTATTATAAAGTTACTTTTTCTACCCCGTAATGACGTAAACATAATTTCCATCTCACCGCACACGGATTGAGATCATTTAAagttgtaaataactttattagtaaagttgtgaattttgacctttagattaaaatcaattttaatccaaaggttaaAATCACTTTCAACTTTATTGGCCAAGTTATAACTTTTAGAGAATCTTTGTCGTATAATAaccttttaagaaaaaacttttcCAAACTTTACCAAAATCCCGCCCATACAAAAACGTTTCAAACCTCTTGCCAACATACAAATCTAGGGTTTCTCACTATATTTTCATCAATTATACACATAtttaatcttttctttataAAGCAATTGATTTAATAAATCAGTTGAATTTTCCAGTTTAGAATGGAAGGCCTGTATGGAAAGCTGTATGATAAGTACACTAAGCTCAAGGTaaacataatttaattattataataaatcagttgaatttatatattgtttgatttgatttgataaataaaataatgtattcAGGCTCAAAAGGATAATGAAAAAGACCAGATCAATTACGACCAGGAAGAAAAATTCACTGACTATGTATCTggtatgtatctatatctatatatctatgttCCATTCCGCATTCAGTTGGCCCGAGGCGGTTAGTCATGCGCAGGTTGGGGTTCGGTGAAATTTTGATCATGTATTTATTATAAACCCGTTCGATTGGgataattttagggtttttagtttCGGTCTAACGTCTGCAGTTACAGGATGTTCCCTTTTATGAATGAAAGCTGTTACCTTTATGACtttgtatattattttattattgtgaGTGAATTTTCGCAAGAAGAGTTGTTTCCAATTTGAGCGATTTGTTTGCCAGACTGCTCGGTTATTGCTTGTTACCGATAGTGTGCAGTGGCAGACATAGCTCATAGCATTAGTCACTATTAACTTCATAAGTTCAAAGATTATAAGTTAAAGAAAATGACACATTATTTGAAACGCTCACGCTTTTAAGTTGTGTTTGAAGAAACTTGAACACATAGTTAGGATTCTTCAATATACTGCGTCTAATTGTCGTCACTCATCCACTGCAGAacttatctttcttttttatgcATGTCTTTTGTATAAATTCATTGATTCTGTTTAAGTTAGCGAAACCTTTAATTTCTGTTGTTGACTGTAAAGAAATGAGATCGTGGTACTCAATCAACCTTTTTCGGGAAAAAAGATGCCAATTCATGTGCACTAAAACAACAGTCAATTCTTGAGCTTTTGCTTTGATTATTTGTAGAACGATAAAATCTGTGGTGAGCATCTAGCTATGATTATTCACATCTCTGGTGCCACTACATTGTGAAACCTGCAATCTTTGGTCCACTTTCAAATTCAATGTGAGTACTGATTACTGAGTATGTCAATAGGTACTAGGATAAGGTTTGCGTGTGCTAATAGCATGCAGTGGATCACTTACAACTTTTTAGTACCTCAAATTCTACTAGTTCTGCTGAATTATGAATTTTGATAATCATAGTGATCCTGATATATCATGATGCTTCTGAGAGATATACAAAGGCAACCTTATATCTCTAAAGTGAAGCTATATATGCATAGACCACCTTTGTGAAAGAAAATTAATTTCTTTGGCAAGTTTTCTAATGGAAAGGTTTGAAGACATATTTTCTTAAACCATTAGTTAGCTGCAggttgaaaaaaaataacatgCGTTTTGCCTGTTCATATACACTTAACACTCTCCTCTATCCAAACTTTGTTTCTCGAATTTTTTCATTTCCATCTAGAAGTACtttattcattttcattttccttttcctttctaTGAAGTATTTAAAAGCCTTGGATGGCTTCAAATTTTTTTGCAGCTTCACATGCAATTTTAATGTTCAAATGGTTATTATTTTCTATAGGTGATAAACAAGGAGCTTAGAAAACAAACAACATAAATAACTTGAAAATCATGGTCTCACTTGTCAGGGTCTATGAATAAGTAGTTGTAGAaaacttcttatttttttcattattgttTAGCATTCAAAAGAGTTATTCTGGTATTAACTTGGACTTCAAATTTTTTTGAAGATAGTGTTTAACGTGATGCAAATGGATTTTTAATGCAGCTGTAGATGATTTGATTGCTCATTTAACAAGTGAAAAGGACAGGTTATCTGCAGAAATCAGTGATTTGAGGCAGCAAGTTATCACAATCAGGCAAGGGAGTTTTTAGGGTACTTCATATTATTTATTGCTATTAAGTCAACTTATCTCTTCATTTGCAGATCGGCCAAGGATGAAGAGCAAGAAAAGTATGAAAGGATGTTAATAGAAGAGAGCCAGAAAAGTAAGGCAACTTTTATGTTTTCTTGAGTTACTTGATCAGATTAGACCACAATCATGATATAGTACCTCATTGCTTGGCAAATGAGTTCTCTAGCCTCCTTTACAAGCTTGCAAATTCACAACCCAAGAAATTTAACCCAATATTGTTGTTTTCCTCTTTGAATAGAGCCAATAAAAACAGTAATTACCATAAGTAATACACATCTATTAAACAGTTTGATCAAAACCTCCAAAGTGCAGGTTGCATTATTGATTTAGCAGCTTTCTTTTTGTCGTGACAACTACAACTTGCTTCCAAATGTGATATTTATCGGTCTCTATCTAATTGACCTTATTGTATATCTAACTACTTTTGTCTTCTCAAAATACACCACCAGGCCAAAGAGGAAAGGTTTACCAACTTTCATTGTTACGGATAATAACGTATTAGCTGcttaaaattgtatttttttagcCACAGCTCTAATTGCTGTTGAATGCATGCTGGGACACGGTAACAATTACTACAAACTCATGCAATGTGATAGATGACTtgcaacccatttacttattaaGGGCTGTTTGGGgttagtttataattttaatgaGTCAAACTGGTAAACAGGATATTAAAATGAAGCAAGTCAAATGGGTAGAATAGGTCCAATCGATTAAAactgtacttttttaaatgcatCAAAACATTCTAAATAGTGCAACTGAATggatcttttaacttttgtccctAATGCATCAAAACATAATTACCTTCTTAAGTATAGCATGCCTCGCCCATTCTGCCAGCTCTACTGATTAGGAACTCCTTACACCTCATATTATATGTGCAACTGAATggatcttttaacttttgtccctAATTCACACATTTCTGTATTGTTGGGATATCTGTCTTTTGTCAATTGCGTTGACTTCATTTTTTTGTAGACAAAGAACTTTCAGAAGAAATTCACAGGCTTCAAAATAGAGAATCTATTTCCACCACTTACGATGACACAATTGGCTCTCCACTTTCGTCAGGCAGAACCAACAGCTCAACAAAGAGAAAGCGACGCAGGACTTCCATACATGACCCTGAAGATGAGGTTGCTCTTGATGTTGGTGGTCAACATGAGCAAAATAATCATACCTCACCACGCAAATCAGAAAATGCTCTAGAGAAAGAAAATATGTTCGTTGTTGCGTTTAATAATGCTACTCAGGTACTGTGTATAGTTTATGTCTCCTGTAGCTGTTAGTTCTTTTGACTTTGGTTGTAGTTATTATACTGACCATAGTAATGTGTATTGTAGCCTAAATGCTGTCGTCAGAGGCTTGGCGATTCAGGTATTTCTACGGGTATGCTATGGTTGTACGTTGAAGTGGAATTTCTATATCTGTTACTAAAGAATGGGTCGAATCATATTATGATTCATCTACAACTGTTTTAAATTAGTTAAACAAAAAGAAGGTAAGCAGAAAAGGATGGAAAATCCGCTAAAGTGTATTATTGTTGTATTAATCTAGTATTTTATATCTAAAATGCTTGATTATTATGATCATAATATAGTGGTGGCCAAGTTTTTCACACACCAATAACTTTTTCTAAAACTATTGAAAGTTTTTGGTAAGAAAAATATGTGATTTTCGTGTCCACCAACCAAGCTTAGGTAAGGTGTTTCACCGCGTACAAAATATTACCTGTTTTGGCTCATAACTAAACCAATAGTTTGTCTCTGAAATACTAGATTATTGTGAAAGTAATGTAGTAGCTGTAATTATTTTCAACATGCTActctaaattttaaaatactacacgtttttgggggaaaaaaagTAATCTTTATGTCCACCAAGCTTAGCTAAGCTGTTTCAACACATACAATAGATGATCTGTTGTGACTCTTTAGCCAACCCAATAGTTTGCCACCAAGAAAGGCTACACTTACAAACATCTTTTAATAAATACACGTGTCACCAAtcaaattaaccttttttttccttctgTTCTTTCTCTCACTATGTTAATTGGACCATCTCACATGACACGAGTGTttgtaaatataattttttattttatttttttgaagtgTAGCATTTATCTATGCAACCACTAGTTATACATTAGTAATCTGTATCTTACTGAACTTACTTATGGTGTAGCAAGTGCCTCTGATCCTACCATTTGCATGTTCCAAGAGCTTGTTGAGTGCCTACTCAACCTGAAATTTTCCATTGGAACTCAGAGCGGTAATAATACACAGATAACTGCAGTGCATGAATCGAGTGGTAATTCTCTTGTTCACTTATCATCTGATATATGGAGTTGGTAGTTTATCTTCGTCGTATAGTCTAATATCTCATTAGAATTTAGCATTAGATGTTTCCCTATAAAAAAGTTGTTTCCATTTCTACAAGAATGTTATTAGGTTCGGTTTGGTAAGCCGAATGATACGATCAAgactattatattattaatattattattattaccatttgaTTCGTATCACCGTAATGAAAGGGGGACTGGAATACACTATTACGATGCAATGAaagaaacatgttttttttacctAATGAAATTATAGATATAGCCCTCTAGCTTCTTCCCCAATCCACtacccttttattatatattgggTATTTTAGTctgtttttatattaatttcattccATTATACCTACCAACAATTACTGGGAACGGTAATGACTCAATCAATAACAGTGTTAATTCTAATTCCATTCAGTCCAACCACATAgtatagcattttatttttaatattgtgCTTCACTCCGAATAAATATCGACATGGGTCGTGTATAGCTGAACTTGGAGGACTATGTGTAAGCTCTACTTTGTCTTTGCACGAAACTACTGCTAATTAGATCAAAAGTAGATTCATTGTTAGATCATGGAGGGTTTGGGTTCCAATTTTTAAGCCACTAGATTTTTACCATTTCTAAGATAGACAATCAAGGAAGCTAATAAAGGTTTTGAAATCTTTATTTAGTCGTATGGTAATTTTGCCCAAGGTGTACACACCCTTTAGCATGTCACTCCTCTGTCATGAAATGTGAAGTAGAGTGATTGTGGTTAGTCTTCCTGTTAAGGCTCATTAAGTCAAAGATTCTATCACTAAGGGTTCTGTCATTATggataaataatataactaataaagaAATTGCCCAAAGTTTGTTTTAATGCATATGATTGTTTGGCGCATTATTCAAGATGATTGTTGTTATTGTAATCATGTTACAAAAACAGAGAGAAGAAAGTTTTAGCGGGTCAACCcaacctgttttgacccatGCTTAAAATTACTTGCCGCCCATTCCACCTTCACGATCCATTCTGCCACTTGTACTGAGTTTTTTCTATATGTGATtcagccatatatatatatatagacacacatATATAGTACATGTATAGTATATGCCCTGCAGCAGATTGTCGATCTGAAGCCAAATTGACAATGCAGAAAGAGGATTTTAGGTTAGTAATCCCGGCCAATGTATTTAATTGCCAGGAAGAATGAAGCAAAAAGTGATTTAGGATAATAGTATATAGAATACTTATGCTCTGCCCTCGTTGAAGACCGAAGGATTTAAAGCTCATGTGCTATAATGAAGAATTGAtgtttaccttttttatttGAAGTATATGACTGGTGAAACCTGTGAAAGTGTAATGTGTTATCTTTCGGATagattttgaaacaaaataGAATTGACACCTTGTGTTTTTAATGATTGGTCTTGAAAGGATACTCATTTAATTTGGGATGGGTGAAGAACGAGTTAGGAGACGAGGAGTTGATGTACCGCGCGTCTTCATTGGGAACCTTTGAGAGAGTGGCACCAGAATGGATGAGGGATGTGATCGTATTTAGTAAGAGTATGTGTCATGTCTTCTTCAAAAGAGTATCCGCCATTCTCTAGATTCATGATTAAAATGTCCTTGCTTTACATTCTGTAAAGTTAGATGTTCTAAAAACTTGAATACAAAAGAGCTCTTGTTTAGCTTTGTAtgaaaaatgttgtttttgagGATTATGGGGCTAGCTGTTTTTTGGGTTAAATGTCAGAACTGATGTAAGATTAATGcacatatttttgttatatataaggCTTAGTATATACATAACAAGCTGTGTTTCTTGTTTTCGTAACTGCTTGACTTTTGTTTGCTGTTGAATTTTCTTTAGTTTGTATCAAACTTAGCAGATGATGAGTCAATGAGGTTGGTTCATTGTTAAGGTTTCTGACCGGTATGGTCTTATGGGatcaatatagttattgttataCATGTTTCATTATTGTCAAATTTTACATGTTATCGTGATATGTCATCAACCAGGTTTTATAATTCGTTCATCAATCATTGCAATAGTCACTTGTATTACATGTTatcaatacattataatttgatatgaaaatagtAACACACTTGTAAAGatgaacaataatattatataaaaccgATTAGGgtgataaaaaagtaaaaagtaactaCCATAAATCGATAGGTAGATATGTTTTGCAAATAAACCGAATGATATCGAGGTagctttaaaatatattatactaaaatgtataaaaacaccattaaataagttgaaaagtcgtaacaaattattatgtaaaaaacgaaATTAAATGGAAACAAAAATTGTGTAGTTATGCACACATTGAAATACGATTGTGTAACGTCACAACCCAAATGAAAGCGTAattattaaaaaccaaaactttaGACTTTAGACTTAGAAAAATACCGCCATTTTTcgcgaaaaatcaaaatgttgcaattcaagaaaagacacctgtagtgttcttaaaatgatgtaaatagaCTACTATATAAGTTTCAGGACCCAAAAAGGTCAAACGAAGGCTCGGGAAAAAAAACAAGGTTCGAGGTCAGTGGAGCACGACCTTTGCACAGGGCAAGAGCGCCTTTGCACAGGGCAAGAGCCGTGCTCTCTGCTGTACACAAAAAATACTCTTTTTGACGTTTTTCAGCATTTCGACTCAAAATCAAACATTTCCTTATCATTATTTGATACAAGTAAATATTAAACACACATTACTTATCATTACAAAAGGTTTTAAATGTTCAAGAGTAAGTTCTACAACTTTACGGGTCAACCACCCATTTAGTCAAACATCTTAAATTAACCAA includes the following:
- the LOC122584917 gene encoding uncharacterized protein LOC122584917 isoform X1; protein product: MEGLYGKLYDKYTKLKAQKDNEKDQINYDQEEKFTDYVSAVDDLIAHLTSEKDRLSAEISDLRQQVITIRSAKDEEQEKYERMLIEESQKNKELSEEIHRLQNRESISTTYDDTIGSPLSSGRTNSSTKRKRRRTSIHDPEDEVALDVGGQHEQNNHTSPRKSENALEKENMFVVAFNNATQPKCCRQRLGDSGISTASASDPTICMFQELVECLLNLKFSIGTQSGNNTQITAVHESSGYSFNLGWVKNELGDEELMYRASSLGTFERVAPEWMRDVIVFSKSMCHVFFKRVSAIL
- the LOC122584917 gene encoding uncharacterized protein LOC122584917 isoform X2; the protein is MEGLYGKLYDKYTKLKAQKDNEKDQINYDQEEKFTDYVSAVDDLIAHLTSEKDRLSAEISDLRQQVITIRSAKDEEQEKYERMLIEESQKNKELSEEIHRLQNRESISTTYDDTIGSPLSSGRTNSSTKRKRRRTSIHDPEDEVALDVGGQHEQNNHTSPRKSENALEKENMFVVAFNNATQPKCCRQRLGDSASASDPTICMFQELVECLLNLKFSIGTQSGNNTQITAVHESSGYSFNLGWVKNELGDEELMYRASSLGTFERVAPEWMRDVIVFSKSMCHVFFKRVSAIL